CCGACGGGGTTCAAGCTGCTGGTGTTTGCCGTTTCGGCAGCCCTCGCCGGGGTCAGCGGTGCCCTGTACACCCCCCAAACCGGCATCGTGACTCCGGGGGCGCTGTCCATTGCTTTCTCGATCGAAATGGTGATCTGGGTGGCGGTGGGGGGACGGGCGACCCTGGTCGGCGCCATTCTGGGGGCGCTGCTCGTGAATTTTGCCAAAAGCCTGCTCAGCGAGCGCTTTGAGGAGGTGTGGCTGTTCTTCCAGGGGGGCCTGTTCTTGGTGGTGGTGATGGCGCTGCCCCAAGGCATCGTGGGCTGGCTGCGGACCGACGGTCTCCAGGGGCTTCAGGGACTCTTGGGCCTGAGGCCACGGGTCATGACCTATCCCAGCCTGGAAACCGATCCGGAGGTAGAGCTTGAGCGCCAGCAGTTGGGCTCGGAGGACTGAGGAATACAGCGATGGATGGCAAAATTCTTGAAATTGAAAATCTCAGCGTTGTTTTTGACGGGTTTCGAGCCCTCAATCACCTGAATTTCTCCATGGATGCCGGAGAATTGCGAGTGATCATTGGTCCCAATGGTGCCGGGAAAACGACGTTTCTGGACGTGATCACTGGCAAAGTCAAGCCCACAGAAGGGCGAGTGCTGTTTCAGGGGCGCAATCTGCGATCGCTCTCAGAGCACCGCATTGCGTGTCTGGGCATCGGCCGCAAGTTCCAGACGCCCCGGATTTACCTCAACCTCACCCCGCGCGAGAACCTCGATCTGTCCTGCAACCAGGACAAGGGCGTCTGGGGGACTCTCTGGCGGCGATCGCCCCAGGCCGAGCGCCAGAGCGTGGCCGAGCTGCTGGAGATCATTGGTCTTTCTGCCAAGGCAAATCTGCCGGCGGGGCTGCTGTCCCACGGCGAAAAGCAGTGGCTCGAAATTGGCATGCTGCTGGCCCAGTCCCCGAAGCTGCTGCTGGTGGATGAGCCGGTGGCGGGCCTGACCGATGAAGAGACTGAGCTGACCGGCAGCCTGCTCATTTCCTTGGCAGAAAAACACTCCATCATCGTGATCGAGCACGACATGGAGTTTGTCCGCCAGATCGCCCGCAAGGTGACGGTGCTCCACGAGGGCAGCGTTCTGTGTGAGGGCAGCATTGACGAGGTGCAAAACGATCCCCAGGTGGTCGAGGTTTACCTGGGCAAAGCCGAAGCCCATCAGGAGGCCGCATGAATCCTTCAACCCCGTCCCAGTCCTTGCCCCAAGCTGCCGCCACCATCGCGACCGCGCCTTCGCAACCCATGCTGCAAGTTTCGGATCTCAATGTCTACTACGGCGAGAGCCACATCTTGCGCAATGTTGATCTGAGCGTGCTGCCGGGGCAAATGGTCTGCTTGATTGGCCGCAATGGGGTCGGCAAAACTACCCTGCTCAAAACGGTCATGGGCCTCCTGAGCCCCCGCAGCGGCAAGATTGTCCTGGATGGTCAGTCCATTGTGCGGCGATCGCCCGATCAGCGAGCGCGTTTGGGCATTGGCTACGTCCCCCAGGGCCGCGAAATCATTCCTCGCCTGACCGTGCTGGAGAATCTGCTGCTGGGCCTGGAGGCGCGCCCCCGAGGCCGCCAGCAAAACACCGTCCCTGAGGAAATTTTTGAGCTGTTCCCGGTGCTCAAGACGATGCTGGAGCGCATGGGCGGCGACTTGAGCGGGGGACAGCAGCAGCAGCTGGCGATCGCCCGAGCCATGATGGGGCGGCCTCGCCTGCTGGTGTTGGACGAGCCCACCGAAGGCATCCAGCCCTCGATTATCTTGGAGATCGAGGCGGCGGTACGGCGAATCATCCAGACCACAGGAATCTCGGTGTTGCTGGTGGAGCAGCATCTGCACTTCGTGCGCCAGGCTGACTGGTACTACGCTATGCAAAAGGGCGGCATTGTCGCCGCAGGCCCGACAGGAGAACTGAGCTCTGAGGTCGTGCAGCGTTTCTTGGCCGTCTAGTCTCAGCAGCCCCGCCTCGGCAGTCTGGGCGGTGACCGGGGACAACCGGTTCATTGGCCAAGTCTGCCCAGTGAGCGACAAAAATGCGATCGCCCCTAGCCCACGATGGGTGATGGGGCGATCGCGCTTTAACCCTGGATTCGCAGCAGTTCTTGACGAATGCGATCGCGCAGCGCCGGATCTTCCCGCTGGCGGCGCGTCAAATCGTTAAATTGCTCGTTGGTGAGACGATACTTCTCGTTGACGATGTCTGCTGAGTCTGCGTTGAACTTGTTGCAGATCTCCTGGACTTGTCCGGGCAGGCCGCGGCGGCTGCACACGTCATCGGGCACCGAGCCCCCCATCAGGGGCTTCACCATTTGATAGTAATAACTCCGCTTTTTCTCGACCTCCCACACCGCCCGAGCATAGCGGCTGATCAGCGAGCTGTCCTGGGCATAGGCTGCTGACTGGCCAATTTCTAGGCGCCCCAGATTGAGGGTCGGGCCGGCCGCCAAGCCAGCCCACAGGCCCATGGTCGAG
This genomic stretch from Geitlerinema sp. PCC 7407 harbors:
- the urtD gene encoding urea ABC transporter ATP-binding protein UrtD; amino-acid sequence: MDGKILEIENLSVVFDGFRALNHLNFSMDAGELRVIIGPNGAGKTTFLDVITGKVKPTEGRVLFQGRNLRSLSEHRIACLGIGRKFQTPRIYLNLTPRENLDLSCNQDKGVWGTLWRRSPQAERQSVAELLEIIGLSAKANLPAGLLSHGEKQWLEIGMLLAQSPKLLLVDEPVAGLTDEETELTGSLLISLAEKHSIIVIEHDMEFVRQIARKVTVLHEGSVLCEGSIDEVQNDPQVVEVYLGKAEAHQEAA
- the urtE gene encoding urea ABC transporter ATP-binding subunit UrtE encodes the protein MLQVSDLNVYYGESHILRNVDLSVLPGQMVCLIGRNGVGKTTLLKTVMGLLSPRSGKIVLDGQSIVRRSPDQRARLGIGYVPQGREIIPRLTVLENLLLGLEARPRGRQQNTVPEEIFELFPVLKTMLERMGGDLSGGQQQQLAIARAMMGRPRLLVLDEPTEGIQPSIILEIEAAVRRIIQTTGISVLLVEQHLHFVRQADWYYAMQKGGIVAAGPTGELSSEVVQRFLAV
- a CDS encoding DUF4168 domain-containing protein, translated to MMTLSRCASQRSLYRRLAQSLLVGSLSTMGLWAGLAAGPTLNLGRLEIGQSAAYAQDSSLISRYARAVWEVEKKRSYYYQMVKPLMGGSVPDDVCSRRGLPGQVQEICNKFNADSADIVNEKYRLTNEQFNDLTRRQREDPALRDRIRQELLRIQG